The Hydrogenobacter thermophilus TK-6 genome window below encodes:
- a CDS encoding XRE family transcriptional regulator, with amino-acid sequence MVKLIEMKATRRGYFIGEKLKKLLQEKGLSIYRLAKLTGLTQSGLSMIINNQRAVSPAILRKIAETLNIPEVYFIEEEPTKEYPPSPEVIEREYIAIPIITGVGAGGEVITDDYTLIKRTQLPKKTVSAFEVEGDSMEPTIPKDWLVLVDPTDLQLYEGGIFLFASQGNGLFIRRVHKVDNQWELVPDNRKYAPQKLTEEIKVLGRVLKKLPKIEPMEVE; translated from the coding sequence ATGGTTAAGCTTATAGAGATGAAAGCTACGCGGCGGGGATATTTTATAGGTGAAAAACTGAAGAAGCTTTTACAAGAAAAGGGGTTATCCATATACCGCCTCGCCAAACTAACGGGGCTAACTCAGTCTGGGTTGTCCATGATTATCAACAATCAAAGAGCGGTATCCCCCGCTATACTTCGCAAAATAGCGGAAACTTTAAATATCCCTGAAGTCTACTTTATTGAGGAAGAACCCACTAAGGAATATCCACCCTCTCCCGAAGTAATAGAAAGGGAATACATAGCCATACCAATAATAACTGGGGTAGGAGCGGGCGGAGAAGTTATAACCGATGACTATACTCTCATAAAAAGGACACAGCTCCCCAAGAAAACGGTCAGCGCCTTTGAGGTGGAAGGTGATAGCATGGAGCCGACCATTCCAAAGGATTGGCTTGTCCTTGTAGACCCCACAGACTTACAGCTTTACGAGGGTGGCATATTTCTTTTTGCCAGCCAGGGCAACGGTCTATTTATCCGCAGGGTGCACAAAGTAGACAACCAGTGGGAACTCGTCCCTGATAATCGCAAATATGCACCCCAGAAACTCACCGAAGAGATTAAAGTCCTCGGCAGGGTATTGAAAAAACTCCCCAAAATAGAGCCTATGGAGGTGGAGTGA
- a CDS encoding helix-turn-helix domain-containing protein codes for MVKQTELARKIGKAPSAISQILHKKRRADLPTAVAIEKASDGQLKVEKLVRPEVAQALKEYLRLRCPSMPKNVDVGEEDVSK; via the coding sequence ATGGTAAAACAGACAGAGCTGGCAAGGAAAATCGGAAAGGCTCCTTCCGCAATCTCCCAAATCCTACATAAAAAGAGGCGGGCGGATCTGCCAACTGCGGTGGCTATTGAAAAAGCCTCTGATGGGCAGCTAAAGGTAGAGAAGCTTGTCCGTCCAGAGGTAGCACAAGCTCTAAAAGAGTATTTAAGGCTAAGGTGTCCATCCATGCCTAAAAATGTAGATGTGGGAGAGGAAGATGTTAGTAAGTGA